In Nostoc sp. GT001, a genomic segment contains:
- a CDS encoding nuclear transport factor 2 family protein, with translation MLWLSQWLVLGTIFVSLTFSTPLFASQSMNQQDIQILIEKAKDAWVAQDIDALAQLFTVDGELIIPGQCWRGQERIREGLANFKQEYSDVKIDIQRIIIGANQAAVEWYYEDTEKATGHRNKADDVIVVDFRDSQISRWREYFDTQTPTNR, from the coding sequence ATGCTTTGGCTATCTCAATGGCTAGTGTTAGGAACTATATTTGTTAGCTTAACTTTTAGCACACCTTTATTTGCCAGTCAGTCTATGAACCAACAAGATATCCAGATATTAATAGAAAAAGCTAAAGATGCATGGGTTGCTCAAGATATCGATGCTCTTGCACAATTGTTTACAGTTGATGGAGAACTAATCATACCTGGTCAATGCTGGCGGGGGCAAGAAAGAATTCGAGAAGGACTTGCCAATTTTAAACAAGAGTATTCAGATGTTAAAATAGACATCCAACGGATTATCATTGGAGCAAATCAGGCAGCAGTAGAGTGGTACTACGAAGATACAGAAAAAGCGACAGGTCATCGTAATAAAGCTGATGACGTAATTGTTGTAGATTTTAGAGATAGTCAAATTAGTCGTTGGCGTGAATATTTTGATACACAAACGCCAACTAACAGATAG